A single Nostoc sp. PCC 7107 DNA region contains:
- a CDS encoding VIT domain-containing protein: MTQTIERQAGGLYVQNAEQQQIAFPLKHTEVQAKIAGNISRVEVTQSFENPFTTTLEAVYIFPLPDEAAVDDMLIRIGDKIIKSSIKKRQEAQQIYEQAKQQGRTAGLLEQERDNIFTQSLANIQPGEQIDVIIRYSESLKFTAGNYEFVFPMVVAPRYVPGIPIEGNTGGVGSATAPMMQNQDTDIVPDGSQLNAPILPSGMRSPHDINVTIEIDAGVEIQDVQSPSHQLQIAYQGKRVLVKLAGGDKIPNKDLILRYQVAGDSTQATVLTQADERGGHFALYLIPALQYRQDQVVPKDVVFLIDTSGSQMGAPLMQCQELMRRFINGLNLDDTFSIIDFSDTTRQLSPVPLANNSQNRTRAINYINQLSANGGTEMLRGIRAVLNFPVTDPGRLRSIVLLTDGYIGNENQILSEVQQHLQPGNRLYSFGAGSSVNRFLLNRIAELGRGVSRIIRHDEPTDEVVDKFYRQINNPVLANINLQWEGDGDSPIIYPCTPPDLFAEQPLVLFGKKPDGRGGKLHITGIVAGGTRYQHTFNMNFEETGNSGIAQLWGRSRIKELMNLMVSGDTKLGVEAVTDTALTYQLLSQYTAFVAVSDDVRVNPLQETVSVQVPVEMAEGISYQGIFGSAVSAVAPSIMANMVSPAPVVQRKRSLQSPGAPEAESLMFEAPPVMAPGEELEIKLSYSSLDGILEEAPPPKMSRYEEQYRAFDESLEDEEPFLAEIAPVEYLEVVSVTGLDQEMIALLSQYLESIPLHKGFSGDLVFELQISKGRVRQVLFDEQVSTCKEQSVIDLIRRSLVSWRIPQMLTTTVSLTLRSQA, encoded by the coding sequence ATGACTCAAACTATAGAACGCCAGGCTGGTGGTTTATACGTTCAAAATGCTGAACAACAGCAAATTGCTTTTCCCCTGAAGCACACGGAAGTGCAAGCCAAAATTGCCGGGAATATCTCACGGGTGGAAGTTACCCAAAGCTTTGAAAATCCTTTCACAACTACCTTAGAAGCTGTCTATATTTTCCCGTTACCGGATGAGGCGGCTGTTGATGATATGCTGATTCGGATTGGTGACAAGATTATCAAAAGTAGTATCAAAAAACGCCAAGAAGCACAGCAAATCTACGAGCAAGCGAAGCAGCAAGGACGCACAGCCGGACTGTTGGAACAAGAACGGGACAATATTTTTACTCAATCTCTCGCCAACATTCAACCAGGTGAGCAAATAGATGTGATTATTCGCTACTCTGAAAGTTTGAAATTTACTGCGGGTAATTATGAGTTTGTTTTCCCGATGGTGGTTGCTCCGCGTTACGTTCCAGGGATACCAATTGAGGGAAATACAGGCGGTGTAGGTTCGGCTACTGCACCGATGATGCAAAATCAAGATACAGATATAGTTCCCGATGGTTCACAGTTGAATGCACCTATCTTACCATCGGGTATGCGATCGCCCCATGATATTAATGTCACCATAGAAATTGATGCGGGAGTTGAAATTCAGGATGTCCAGTCTCCTTCTCACCAACTCCAGATAGCATATCAAGGGAAGCGGGTATTAGTGAAATTGGCGGGTGGGGACAAGATTCCTAACAAAGATTTGATTTTACGCTATCAAGTAGCTGGCGACTCTACCCAAGCTACCGTACTCACTCAAGCTGATGAACGAGGGGGACACTTTGCACTATATCTAATTCCTGCGCTCCAATATCGTCAGGATCAGGTTGTTCCTAAAGATGTGGTGTTTCTCATTGATACTTCTGGTTCACAAATGGGTGCGCCATTGATGCAATGTCAGGAATTAATGCGCCGCTTTATTAATGGACTTAATCTTGATGACACTTTTAGTATTATTGATTTCTCTGATACAACTCGCCAACTATCGCCTGTTCCCCTCGCCAATAATTCCCAAAATCGCACTAGAGCCATCAATTATATTAATCAATTGAGTGCTAATGGCGGCACGGAGATGTTACGCGGGATTCGGGCTGTCTTAAATTTCCCCGTCACAGATCCCGGACGTTTGCGGAGTATTGTACTGCTGACTGATGGTTATATCGGCAATGAAAACCAAATCCTTTCCGAAGTGCAACAACATCTCCAGCCTGGAAACCGCCTTTATAGCTTTGGCGCGGGTAGTTCTGTGAATCGTTTTTTACTCAACCGCATTGCAGAATTAGGACGGGGTGTGTCTCGCATCATTCGCCATGATGAACCAACAGATGAGGTAGTCGATAAATTCTACCGTCAAATTAACAATCCTGTTCTCGCTAACATTAATTTGCAATGGGAAGGTGATGGTGATTCCCCAATTATTTATCCTTGCACTCCACCAGATTTGTTTGCCGAACAGCCGTTAGTTTTATTTGGTAAAAAGCCAGATGGACGTGGGGGAAAACTGCACATTACGGGAATTGTTGCGGGTGGTACACGTTATCAGCATACCTTTAACATGAACTTTGAGGAAACTGGTAATTCAGGAATCGCTCAACTTTGGGGACGTTCTCGCATCAAGGAATTAATGAATCTTATGGTGAGTGGTGACACTAAGTTGGGTGTGGAAGCGGTGACAGATACGGCTTTGACTTATCAACTGTTGTCGCAGTACACAGCGTTTGTGGCGGTAAGTGATGATGTGCGAGTTAATCCGCTTCAAGAGACGGTTTCAGTGCAAGTACCTGTAGAAATGGCTGAAGGTATAAGTTATCAAGGTATTTTCGGGAGTGCTGTTAGTGCTGTGGCTCCTTCCATCATGGCAAATATGGTGTCTCCTGCGCCTGTTGTCCAACGTAAACGAAGCCTACAATCTCCAGGCGCACCAGAAGCGGAGAGTTTGATGTTTGAAGCACCTCCAGTAATGGCACCAGGTGAAGAACTGGAAATCAAATTATCATACAGTTCTTTGGATGGCATTCTTGAAGAAGCACCACCGCCAAAAATGTCACGCTATGAAGAACAGTATCGTGCTTTCGATGAAAGTCTTGAGGATGAAGAACCCTTTTTAGCGGAAATTGCTCCTGTCGAGTATCTAGAGGTTGTGAGTGTGACAGGATTGGATCAGGAGATGATTGCACTGCTAAGTCAGTATTTAGAATCTATCCCATTACATAAAGGTTTCAGTGGCGATTTAGTGTTTGAGTTGCAGATAAGTAAAGGACGAGTCAGACAGGTGTTATTCGATGAGCAAGTTTCTACTTGTAAGGAACAATCTGTAATTGATCTTATCAGGCGATCGCTTGTTTCTTGGCGCATTCCTCAAATGCTCACAACTACAGTGTCTCTAAC